One genomic segment of Hevea brasiliensis isolate MT/VB/25A 57/8 chromosome 3, ASM3005281v1, whole genome shotgun sequence includes these proteins:
- the LOC110652531 gene encoding (S)-hydroxynitrile lyase-like produces MAISHFVLIHTVCHGAWTWYKLTPVLEAAGHKVTALDLAASGIDPRQIEQIGSFDEYSEPLLTFMASLPEGEKVILVGESCGGINVAIAADKYPEKIAAVVFVNAVMPDTDHSPSYALDKHMMAIPKKDTVPFTYVNKAETITGWKMGFKFLSENVFTACTPEDCKLATMLLRKGSLFQSILAKREKFTKEGYGSIKRIYVYTDSDEIFKPYFHSWQIENYKPDKVYKIEGGDQKLMLSKTNELAQILNEVADTYMHHVCL; encoded by the exons ATGGCAATCTCTCATTTTGTTCTTATTCATACCGTATGCCATGGTGCATGGACTTGGTATAAGCTCACACCTGTCCTTGAGGCAGCTGGCCACAAGGTCACTGCATTGGACCTTGCAGCCAGTGGTATTGACCCAAGGCAAATTGAGCAGATTGGATCCTTTGATGAGTACTCTGAACCCTTATTGACGTTCATGGCATCACTCCCAGAAGGAGAAAAGGTGATATTGGTAGGAGAGAGCTGTGGAGGCATTAATGTTGCTATTGCTGCTGATAAATACCCAGAAAAGATTGCAGCTGTTGTTTTCGTCAATGCAGTAATGCCGGACACTGATCACAGCCCATCTTATGCTTTGGATAAG CATATGATGGCCATTCCCAAAAAGGACACCGTACCTTTTACGTACGTTAACAAGGCCGAGACTATAACTGGATGGAAAATGGGCTTcaagtttttaagtgagaatgTATTTACGGCATGCACTCCCGAG GATTGTAAGCTGGCAACGATGTTGCTAAGGAAGGGATCATTATTTCAAAGTATTTTAGCTAAACGGGAAAAATTCACTAAGGAGGGATACGGATCGATTAAGAGAATTTATGTGTATACCGACTCAGACGAAATATTTAAACCATACTTTCACAGTTGGCAGATAGAAAACTACAAACCAGACAAGGTTTATAAGATCGAAGGTGGAGATCAAAAGTTGATGCTTTCAAAGACTAATGAGCTAGCTCAGATTCTCAATGAGGTGGCTGATACATATATGCATCATGTTTGCCTTTGA
- the LOC131178505 gene encoding (S)-hydroxynitrile lyase-like, protein MAISHFVLIHTVCHGAWTWYKLTPVLEAAGHKVTALDLAASGIDPRQIEQIGSFDEYSEPLLTFMASLPEGEKVILVGESCGGINVAIAADKYPEKIAAVVFVNAVMPDTDHSPSYALDKHMMAIPKKDTVPFTYVNKAETITGWKMGFKFLSENVFTACTPEDCKLATMLLRKGSLFQSILAKREKFTKEGYGSIKRIYVYTDSDEIFKPYFHSWQIENYKPDKVYKIEGGDQKLMLSKTNELAQILNEVADT, encoded by the exons ATGGCAATCTCTCATTTTGTTCTTATTCATACCGTATGCCATGGTGCATGGACTTGGTATAAGCTCACACCTGTCCTTGAGGCAGCTGGCCACAAGGTCACTGCATTGGACCTTGCAGCCAGTGGTATTGACCCAAGGCAAATTGAGCAGATTGGATCCTTTGATGAGTACTCTGAACCCTTATTGACGTTCATGGCATCACTCCCAGAAGGAGAAAAGGTGATATTGGTAGGAGAGAGCTGTGGAGGCATTAATGTTGCTATTGCTGCTGATAAATACCCAGAAAAGATTGCAGCTGTTGTTTTCGTCAATGCAGTAATGCCGGACACTGATCACAGCCCATCTTATGCTTTGGATAAG CATATGATGGCCATTCCCAAAAAGGACACCGTACCTTTTACGTACGTTAACAAGGCCGAGACTATAACTGGATGGAAAATGGGCTTcaagtttttaagtgagaatgTATTTACGGCTTGCACTCCCGAG GATTGTAAGCTGGCAACGATGTTGCTAAGGAAGGGATCATTATTTCAAAGTATTTTAGCTAAACGGGAAAAATTCACTAAGGAGGGATACGGATCGATTAAGAGAATTTATGTGTATACCGACTCAGACGAAATATTTAAACCATACTTTCACAGTTGGCAGATAGAAAACTACAAACCAGACAAGGTTTATAAGATCGAAGGTGGAGATCAAAAGTTGATGCTTTCAAAGACTAATGAGCTAGCTCAGATTCTCAATGAGGTGGCTGATACATAA